A window of the Teredinibacter franksiae genome harbors these coding sequences:
- the pepN gene encoding aminopeptidase N, which produces MKDAQPAAIHLKDYKAPDFSITRTRLEFELFETYADVRATLTIQRQTSDKEAALVLDGQELELLFVSVDDAEIQATNYQLTDATLAISNVPDRFKLVCVTRIKPQENTSLEGLYKSHKMFCTQCEAEGFRKITYYLDRPDVLSEFTTRITADKSKYPVLLSNGNKIAEGNSEEGRHWVEWQDPFKKPSYLFALVAGDLVSLDDTFTTMSGREISLRIFVEEKDHNKCDHAMISLKKAMTWDEQVYGREYDLDIFMIVAVDDFNMGAMENKGLNIFNSSCVLASKETTTDDSFQSIEAIVAHEYFHNWSGNRVTCRDWFQLSLKEGFTVFRDSEFSSDMGSRTVKRVEDVNMLRTHQFAEDAGPMAHPVQPASFIEISNFYTLTVYEKGAEVVRMIHSLLGAEAFRKGSDLYFERHDGAAVTIDDFVRAMADASGRDFSQFMNWYRQAGTPRVSISASYREKENEFELTVKQSCPATPESNVKKPFHMPMALALVGERGPIELQLKGQLGKGNNECVLELTENEQTYIFSGVKERPVPSLFRNFSAPVKINYNYSLEDLQRIIAKDTDGFCRWDASQQMAVKSIFSVMDALGNEPSPTVNSQLLDAQSDILQQAIDTIDGKDTQDLQMLAYTMALPSEEYLSEIQSSIDVEKTHHARIRVKRKLAIQFYDRYLAIYERLACDEIFSTDAQSIARRSLKNTALSYLVASGKADAVELCNRQLQNATNMTDELAALTNIVHSSSKSAELIKSDCLQSFYKKWQHETLVLNRWFALQATNPNPGTLEQIQALMGHAAFDINNPNKLRALVGGFSNRNPSCFHDRSGSGYAFLSDRIIELNQKNPQIAARLLTPLTRWKKYDEQRQENMKKALGRIQAVPALSKDVYEVVSKSL; this is translated from the coding sequence GTGAAAGATGCCCAGCCCGCAGCGATCCATTTAAAAGATTATAAAGCACCCGATTTTTCCATCACTCGTACGCGTCTAGAGTTCGAGCTATTTGAGACTTATGCCGATGTGCGCGCAACCCTGACGATACAAAGACAAACCTCGGACAAAGAGGCGGCTCTGGTTCTTGATGGTCAAGAGTTGGAATTATTGTTTGTTTCCGTTGATGACGCAGAAATTCAGGCGACTAATTATCAGTTAACGGACGCTACGCTTGCGATAAGTAATGTTCCAGATAGGTTTAAATTAGTCTGCGTTACTCGGATAAAGCCCCAAGAAAACACCTCTTTAGAGGGGTTGTACAAGTCACACAAAATGTTCTGTACACAGTGTGAGGCCGAAGGTTTTCGGAAAATCACCTACTATTTAGATAGGCCCGATGTATTAAGCGAATTTACAACGCGCATCACGGCCGATAAAAGCAAATACCCTGTATTGCTGTCTAATGGCAATAAAATTGCTGAGGGTAACTCGGAAGAAGGCCGGCATTGGGTTGAGTGGCAAGACCCGTTTAAAAAACCAAGCTACCTTTTTGCCCTAGTGGCCGGAGATTTGGTGAGTCTAGACGATACTTTTACCACTATGAGTGGCAGAGAAATATCGTTACGTATATTTGTTGAAGAAAAAGATCATAATAAGTGCGATCACGCGATGATTTCACTTAAAAAGGCAATGACATGGGACGAGCAAGTCTACGGACGTGAATACGATCTAGATATATTCATGATTGTAGCCGTGGACGACTTTAACATGGGAGCCATGGAAAATAAGGGGCTGAATATATTCAACAGTAGCTGTGTGCTGGCCAGTAAAGAAACAACAACAGATGACAGTTTTCAGTCTATTGAAGCCATTGTAGCGCATGAATACTTCCACAACTGGTCGGGTAATCGGGTTACCTGTCGAGACTGGTTTCAGTTGAGTTTAAAGGAAGGCTTTACTGTATTCAGGGATTCGGAGTTTTCGTCCGACATGGGCTCGCGTACAGTTAAGCGCGTAGAAGATGTCAATATGCTGCGTACGCATCAATTTGCGGAAGATGCTGGGCCTATGGCACACCCGGTACAGCCAGCATCCTTTATTGAAATCTCCAACTTCTATACCCTAACGGTTTACGAAAAAGGTGCAGAAGTTGTACGCATGATTCACAGCTTACTGGGTGCTGAAGCCTTTCGTAAAGGCAGTGATTTGTATTTTGAACGCCACGACGGAGCTGCGGTAACCATAGACGATTTCGTTCGTGCAATGGCGGATGCATCCGGCCGAGATTTTAGCCAATTTATGAATTGGTACCGCCAAGCGGGAACGCCCAGGGTTTCGATTTCAGCTAGTTATCGAGAAAAAGAAAATGAATTCGAGCTAACGGTTAAGCAAAGTTGCCCGGCGACACCTGAATCGAATGTTAAAAAGCCCTTCCATATGCCAATGGCTTTGGCGCTTGTTGGTGAGCGGGGGCCTATAGAGTTGCAGTTAAAAGGGCAGTTGGGCAAGGGGAATAATGAGTGTGTGCTTGAATTAACCGAGAACGAGCAAACGTATATTTTTAGCGGTGTTAAAGAAAGGCCTGTACCGTCACTGTTCCGTAACTTTTCTGCACCTGTAAAAATTAACTACAATTATAGCTTGGAAGATTTACAGCGCATTATAGCTAAAGATACCGATGGCTTCTGTCGGTGGGATGCCAGTCAACAAATGGCGGTGAAATCAATATTTTCGGTGATGGATGCCCTTGGGAACGAACCGTCTCCCACCGTTAATTCGCAGCTGCTGGATGCTCAGAGTGATATTTTACAACAAGCCATTGATACAATTGATGGCAAGGATACGCAAGACTTGCAAATGCTTGCGTACACAATGGCCTTGCCCAGCGAAGAATATCTATCTGAAATTCAATCTTCCATTGATGTAGAAAAAACGCATCACGCACGCATTCGGGTAAAGCGAAAACTCGCAATTCAATTTTATGACCGCTACCTCGCGATTTATGAACGCTTGGCGTGTGATGAAATATTTTCTACCGACGCACAAAGTATTGCTCGACGAAGCCTCAAAAATACGGCTCTAAGCTATTTGGTCGCCAGTGGAAAAGCTGACGCGGTGGAACTTTGTAACCGGCAGTTGCAGAATGCAACGAATATGACTGATGAGCTGGCGGCCTTGACCAATATCGTTCACAGCAGCAGTAAATCAGCTGAATTGATAAAGAGCGATTGCCTGCAAAGTTTTTATAAGAAATGGCAGCATGAGACTCTGGTGCTAAATCGTTGGTTCGCGCTACAGGCGACGAACCCAAACCCCGGTACTTTGGAGCAGATACAGGCGTTAATGGGCCACGCTGCATTTGATATCAACAACCCTAATAAATTGCGGGCTTTGGTTGGCGGGTTTTCAAATCGTAACCCAAGCTGTTTTCACGATCGTTCAGGAAGTGGCTACGCGTTTCTGAGTGATAGAATTATCGAGCTGAATCAAAAAAACCCACAAATAGCTGCCCGTTTACTCACTCCGCTTACACGCTGGAAGAAGTACGATGAACAGCGTCAGGAAAACATGAAAAAGGCGCTTGGCCGGATACAAGCCGTGCCAGCATTGTCCAAAGACGTATACGAAG
- a CDS encoding YeaC family protein, producing MNIESILKSMTPEIYRRFKTAVEVRKWPDGNALTQSQIETCMEAIIAYEHRYISETERTGFMPTKETPCEDKHEHSPDEETELKWTGK from the coding sequence ATGAATATTGAATCAATACTAAAATCGATGACACCGGAAATATATCGCCGGTTTAAAACCGCAGTGGAAGTTCGAAAATGGCCTGACGGCAATGCGTTAACGCAAAGTCAAATAGAGACGTGTATGGAGGCTATTATCGCTTACGAACATCGCTATATTAGTGAAACAGAGCGTACAGGTTTTATGCCTACCAAAGAAACGCCCTGTGAAGATAAGCACGAACATTCGCCAGACGAAGAAACAGAATTAAAATGGACAGGAAAATAA
- a CDS encoding rhomboid family intramembrane serine protease: MAWTKIAEYPVDSNLQQLHDYLQSQNVQHRITEQAGLQVLWLANPAQVSLVNTFFSSDSKGDLFRAGKPVVETGAEKGGGQTVRPSQLTFAQMLRLFPLTLVIIALGVLGYLIASVLNVASLESALRFLPFQVSVSKGEIWRLLTPTFLHYGSLHILFNSLWVWEFGRRIEVFAGKRGYLITFLIIAIAANFSQFFAISGNLFGGLSGVVYGFMGYLLVWGRFHKSPLVKMPSSIYIFFLVWLALGYSGLIDLFISGSVGNAAHLGGLIAGLIVATAEVLYFKHKVKPK; the protein is encoded by the coding sequence ATGGCCTGGACAAAAATTGCCGAGTATCCTGTTGATTCGAATCTTCAGCAGCTCCATGATTACCTTCAATCACAAAATGTTCAACATCGAATAACTGAACAGGCAGGCCTACAGGTTTTATGGTTGGCTAATCCTGCTCAAGTATCGCTTGTTAATACTTTTTTTTCGTCAGACTCCAAGGGTGACCTTTTCCGCGCCGGTAAGCCAGTAGTTGAAACAGGAGCTGAAAAGGGTGGGGGCCAAACCGTGCGGCCTTCACAGCTTACCTTCGCACAAATGCTGCGATTATTTCCACTAACGTTAGTGATAATAGCGCTTGGTGTCTTGGGCTACCTCATCGCCAGTGTATTGAACGTAGCATCGCTGGAAAGTGCGTTAAGGTTCTTGCCTTTTCAGGTGTCTGTATCTAAAGGTGAAATATGGCGTTTGCTGACGCCAACTTTCTTACATTACGGTAGCCTGCATATACTGTTTAATAGTTTATGGGTGTGGGAATTTGGCCGGCGTATAGAAGTGTTTGCTGGTAAACGAGGTTATTTGATCACTTTTTTAATTATTGCGATTGCAGCAAATTTTAGCCAGTTTTTCGCCATCTCCGGTAATCTCTTTGGTGGTCTTTCCGGCGTTGTTTATGGCTTTATGGGCTATTTGCTTGTGTGGGGTCGTTTTCACAAAAGCCCCTTAGTTAAGATGCCCTCTAGCATTTATATATTCTTTTTGGTTTGGTTAGCGCTTGGATATTCAGGCCTCATTGATTTGTTTATCAGTGGTAGCGTCGGCAATGCCGCACACTTGGGTGGCCTAATAGCAGGGCTTATTGTTGCCACCGCCGAAGTTTTGTATTTCAAACATAAAGTAAAACCGAAATGA
- a CDS encoding metallophosphoesterase, whose translation MAYSGYDIIGDVHGCANTLELLLQKLGYENCAPTQTWPLYRHPTRTAVFLGDIVDRGPRIREALHVVKNMVDDGSAVCIMGNHEFNALGYTTAAPEASGKTYVREHNTRHNRLIAETLSQFAGYPEEWRMFLDWFATLPVLVEFSSFRVVHACWDTALIDEFLERNGGSNSISHSFIQNSAIIDSFENRFLNRLTRGTDIKLPDGRKITGGDGYERRAFRTKFWADSPETFGDVAFQPDPLPKDIDSMPLGSEHKNALLSYSDTEKPLFVGHYWLQGDPAPIKKNLACLDYSAVKFGRLACYRYDGEAELDKSKFDWIDVTLELNAGNSA comes from the coding sequence ATGGCTTACAGTGGTTACGACATCATCGGCGATGTACATGGTTGCGCCAATACACTGGAATTATTGCTCCAGAAGCTTGGCTATGAAAACTGTGCACCCACACAAACGTGGCCCTTATACCGTCACCCCACGCGTACGGCGGTTTTTTTAGGTGATATTGTTGATAGGGGCCCGCGCATACGCGAAGCGCTCCACGTTGTAAAAAATATGGTCGATGATGGTAGCGCGGTATGTATTATGGGCAACCATGAGTTCAATGCGCTCGGTTATACTACTGCGGCACCTGAAGCGAGCGGTAAAACCTACGTGCGAGAGCACAACACCCGGCACAATCGGTTAATTGCAGAAACACTCAGCCAGTTTGCCGGGTACCCTGAAGAGTGGCGAATGTTTTTGGACTGGTTTGCAACGCTGCCAGTACTTGTGGAGTTTTCGTCTTTTAGGGTGGTTCACGCCTGTTGGGATACTGCGTTAATTGATGAGTTTTTAGAGCGTAATGGCGGCTCCAATAGCATCTCTCACAGTTTTATCCAAAATTCCGCCATAATCGACAGCTTCGAAAACCGTTTTCTTAATCGCCTTACTCGAGGCACGGACATTAAATTGCCCGATGGCAGAAAAATAACCGGTGGAGACGGCTATGAAAGGCGAGCTTTCAGAACTAAGTTTTGGGCCGATTCCCCCGAAACATTTGGTGATGTAGCCTTCCAGCCCGACCCATTACCCAAAGACATTGACTCGATGCCTTTGGGTTCAGAACACAAAAACGCACTTTTATCCTACAGCGACACTGAAAAACCTCTGTTTGTGGGCCACTACTGGCTACAGGGAGATCCCGCGCCCATTAAAAAAAATCTAGCGTGCCTAGATTACAGTGCCGTTAAATTTGGGCGGCTGGCATGCTATCGCTACGATGGTGAGGCGGAACTCGATAAATCGAAATTCGACTGGATAGACGTAACACTTGAACTTAATGCTGGAAACTCAGCCTGA
- a CDS encoding NAD(+) kinase: MSSFNTIGLIGRLASANTQYSINRLVNFLSKRKVKLLLDEETSTVLPGEGYPVASRVELAKKCDLIIVVGGDGSLLSAARAFAGHPVNILGINRGRLGFLTDISPDEIETKVSEVLDGKYQTEERFLLNSEVMRDGEALSEGLALNDVVIHPGKFIRMIEFELYINNEFVYRQRSDGLIISSPTGSTAYALSGGGPIMHPNLDAIALVPLYPHTLSSRPIVVAGSSVIRLIVSEQNNLNPLVTCDGQSQTMTQPGDEVIITKSEKALTLIHPEGHNFYETCRTKLGWASDTGNT, from the coding sequence ATGAGTTCTTTCAATACCATCGGTTTAATAGGGCGCCTTGCCAGCGCCAATACCCAGTATTCGATCAATCGACTGGTAAATTTTTTGTCGAAACGCAAGGTCAAGCTGCTATTGGATGAAGAAACCTCCACCGTTTTGCCGGGTGAGGGTTACCCAGTGGCTTCAAGAGTTGAGCTGGCAAAGAAATGCGACCTGATCATTGTGGTTGGCGGCGATGGCAGCTTACTCTCGGCCGCTAGAGCCTTTGCTGGGCATCCGGTCAATATTCTTGGTATCAATCGAGGTCGTTTGGGCTTTCTTACCGATATCTCTCCGGATGAAATTGAAACAAAAGTTAGCGAAGTACTGGACGGTAAGTACCAAACGGAAGAGCGTTTTCTGCTTAACAGCGAAGTCATGCGTGACGGTGAAGCACTTTCAGAAGGGCTGGCCCTTAACGATGTCGTTATTCATCCGGGTAAATTTATCCGAATGATTGAGTTCGAACTCTATATCAACAACGAGTTTGTCTACCGCCAACGTTCCGATGGGTTGATTATTTCCTCTCCTACGGGTTCTACAGCCTACGCGCTAAGTGGTGGGGGCCCTATTATGCACCCTAATTTAGACGCTATTGCGTTGGTTCCGCTTTACCCACATACCCTGAGCAGTCGTCCTATTGTGGTGGCAGGTAGTAGTGTTATTCGCCTGATCGTGTCAGAACAGAATAACTTGAACCCTCTGGTTACATGCGACGGTCAGAGCCAAACGATGACACAGCCGGGTGATGAAGTAATCATTACAAAGTCTGAGAAGGCGCTAACCTTAATTCATCCAGAAGGTCACAACTTTTATGAGACCTGCCGAACAAAGTTAGGATGGGCCAGCGATACTGGAAATACTTAA
- a CDS encoding DUF1853 family protein, translated as MMQIANIKSNLTTLLQSLESPGARDLAWLLFSPTLLQSPLGRHKALPVLTQFAQNNPSEIVTWLQTMNASKHTCTPPPTRGFPNKRLGKYFEEVIETVLSSNAFYAFSGIKCVMRNYQYIENKVTKGELDYLLQYQDGSVVHVEAAIKFYLLNRQSSNPKNWHQWLGPNSRDTLGLKLTHMQDKQLTLLDNPKARSEVLEVLHLPQSTPVTTAYLLKGMLFVHWLEQLCLPKHINTEVMTGVWLYESQQFEFLNTYKKRGFVSTHLEKAAWMGGHYWAETSNPENEVEAYYKAGGAVPYMLSVVNPVSQEEIRAVVVDDYWPVTNSPSRKI; from the coding sequence ATGATGCAAATAGCCAACATCAAGTCCAACCTTACCACTTTACTGCAAAGCCTAGAGTCACCAGGTGCACGCGACCTAGCCTGGTTACTTTTTAGCCCGACCCTGCTTCAGTCACCTTTAGGGCGACATAAAGCCTTACCGGTACTGACTCAATTCGCACAAAACAACCCTTCGGAAATTGTAACTTGGTTACAAACGATGAACGCAAGCAAGCACACATGCACGCCACCGCCAACAAGGGGCTTTCCGAATAAGCGCCTGGGGAAATACTTTGAAGAAGTCATCGAAACAGTTTTGTCTTCCAATGCCTTCTATGCATTTAGCGGTATCAAATGTGTTATGCGGAATTATCAGTACATTGAAAATAAAGTCACCAAGGGTGAATTAGATTACCTGCTTCAATATCAAGACGGCTCAGTTGTGCACGTGGAAGCCGCCATTAAGTTTTATTTGCTCAATAGGCAATCATCAAATCCCAAGAACTGGCACCAATGGCTAGGCCCCAATTCCCGTGACACACTGGGATTGAAACTAACGCACATGCAAGACAAGCAACTGACCTTACTCGATAATCCAAAAGCCAGATCTGAGGTTTTAGAGGTGCTACACCTCCCCCAATCCACACCCGTAACTACCGCTTACTTATTGAAAGGTATGTTATTTGTACACTGGCTGGAGCAACTTTGCTTACCGAAGCACATTAATACCGAGGTAATGACCGGAGTATGGCTGTATGAAAGCCAACAATTCGAGTTTTTAAATACATATAAAAAACGCGGTTTTGTGTCGACGCACTTAGAGAAGGCCGCTTGGATGGGAGGACATTATTGGGCTGAGACGAGCAACCCTGAAAACGAAGTGGAAGCATATTATAAAGCGGGTGGCGCCGTACCCTATATGCTGAGTGTAGTTAACCCTGTATCACAAGAAGAGATTCGAGCCGTGGTGGTAGATGATTACTGGCCAGTAACCAACTCGCCATCACGTAAAATATAA
- a CDS encoding cyclic nucleotide-binding domain-containing protein, with product MDLDLIGLSETLAPLKAVKRSYLVDLLNRAEVQTVFAGDSLFEDAIVDHQHIYLLFGEVELQYSSGSVERVQAGDIQMPVAHQQPRPCRALACSDTTILRVDSDQLDRALAWSQISQYLMSEVSLQRDLDEDVHWMRTVLDSNLFHKVPPVNVEQIFSRLTPMVVHAGEVIVRQGEIGDCCYFIKDGDAEVAYYDATAKCQKKIVDISEGRCFGEDALVYEQARNANVTMSTDGVLMRLEKNDFLLLLREPSVDEVSERELSNLAEIPTLIDVRTDEEYLQGHLALSGNVPLNLLSIKKRLLSPEKMYVLYCDTGRRSRAAAFLLGKQGYNVMALEGGLAGQNMSDQLVQEVGYILRDGELVTGQ from the coding sequence ATGGATTTAGATTTGATCGGCCTGTCGGAAACGCTCGCCCCACTCAAAGCGGTAAAGCGCAGTTATTTGGTAGATTTATTGAATAGAGCTGAAGTCCAAACGGTATTCGCCGGTGACTCATTGTTTGAAGATGCCATTGTGGATCATCAACACATCTATCTCTTGTTTGGTGAGGTGGAACTGCAGTATTCCTCTGGTTCTGTAGAGCGAGTGCAAGCGGGCGATATTCAAATGCCCGTTGCTCATCAGCAGCCACGTCCTTGTCGTGCATTAGCCTGCTCAGACACGACGATACTGAGAGTGGATAGCGACCAGTTGGATCGTGCCTTAGCGTGGAGTCAAATATCTCAATACCTTATGTCTGAGGTTTCTTTACAGCGTGACCTCGATGAAGATGTCCACTGGATGCGCACGGTGTTGGATTCAAATCTGTTTCATAAAGTGCCGCCGGTCAATGTGGAACAAATATTTTCTCGCTTGACGCCCATGGTCGTGCACGCTGGCGAGGTCATTGTTCGTCAAGGTGAAATCGGTGATTGCTGTTATTTTATTAAAGACGGTGATGCCGAAGTCGCTTACTACGATGCGACGGCAAAATGCCAAAAGAAAATAGTCGATATATCCGAAGGTCGATGCTTTGGTGAAGATGCTTTAGTGTATGAGCAGGCCAGAAACGCAAATGTTACGATGTCTACCGATGGCGTTTTGATGCGCCTAGAAAAAAATGATTTCTTACTATTGCTAAGAGAGCCTTCTGTTGACGAGGTGTCAGAAAGAGAACTGTCAAATTTGGCTGAAATTCCTACACTTATTGATGTAAGAACAGACGAAGAATACCTGCAAGGGCACTTAGCCTTGTCGGGAAATGTACCGCTTAACCTGTTAAGTATAAAAAAGCGTTTGTTATCTCCTGAAAAAATGTATGTTCTCTATTGCGATACCGGCCGTCGTAGTCGCGCCGCTGCTTTTTTATTGGGGAAGCAAGGTTATAACGTAATGGCTTTAGAGGGTGGCTTGGCGGGGCAAAACATGTCAGATCAGCTAGTACAGGAGGTGGGTTATATTTTACGTGATGGCGAGTTGGTTACTGGCCAGTAA
- a CDS encoding 1-aminocyclopropane-1-carboxylate deaminase/D-cysteine desulfhydrase: MPVNSKLSAVKSIADFLLLDPAYLVQRTTLQPLISPALTAADCRLSLLRLDELDDRLGGNKYFKLYHHLVRYAGEASEKPIASFGGAFSNHLYALAALGQKTGTPTIGVVRGEPHEALTATLDDLQSMGMHLHRVSRSAYRLRHEADWRKALAPEIEDVFWVPEGGAGYEGAKGCIALGKHLAEPAVEASHIAVACGTAATLAGVIHGASSSGIDVVGVSALKGASKGLESEVENLLNKLNHDGSTRWCINSDFHCGGFGRYPAYLSQFVSEFEEGTGVLLDPVYTAKLIFAIEHLAAKGFWPKGSHIVAIHTGGIQGRRGVESASVTNV; this comes from the coding sequence GTGCCAGTAAACTCAAAGTTGTCAGCGGTTAAGTCTATTGCCGACTTTCTTCTTTTAGATCCAGCCTACCTTGTCCAACGTACCACACTTCAACCTCTTATATCCCCAGCGCTTACAGCCGCTGATTGCCGTTTGAGCCTTTTACGGTTGGATGAGTTGGATGATCGTTTGGGTGGTAACAAGTATTTTAAGTTGTACCATCATTTAGTTCGGTATGCTGGCGAAGCCAGTGAAAAGCCTATTGCTAGCTTTGGTGGAGCTTTTTCGAACCATTTGTACGCATTAGCGGCGCTTGGGCAAAAAACCGGTACACCTACAATAGGTGTTGTTAGAGGGGAACCGCACGAAGCGCTGACAGCAACGCTTGATGACCTTCAGTCGATGGGTATGCACTTGCATCGCGTGTCTCGCTCAGCTTACCGTCTGCGCCATGAAGCAGATTGGCGCAAGGCTTTGGCGCCTGAAATTGAGGATGTTTTCTGGGTGCCGGAAGGCGGAGCCGGTTATGAGGGTGCCAAAGGCTGCATCGCACTCGGAAAGCATTTGGCTGAACCTGCGGTGGAGGCAAGCCATATAGCGGTTGCTTGTGGTACGGCAGCCACTTTAGCGGGTGTTATACACGGTGCCAGCAGTAGCGGTATAGATGTTGTTGGTGTAAGTGCATTGAAAGGTGCTTCTAAGGGGCTAGAAAGTGAGGTTGAAAATCTACTGAACAAGCTGAATCACGACGGCTCTACACGCTGGTGTATCAATAGTGATTTTCATTGTGGTGGTTTTGGTCGATATCCTGCGTATCTTTCACAATTTGTCAGTGAGTTTGAAGAGGGAACGGGTGTATTATTGGATCCGGTTTACACGGCTAAGCTTATATTTGCCATTGAGCATTTAGCGGCCAAGGGCTTCTGGCCAAAAGGCAGTCATATAGTGGCTATTCACACGGGCGGCATTCAAGGGCGACGCGGTGTTGAGTCCGCCTCGGTAACAAACGTTTAA
- a CDS encoding sodium:proton antiporter, with protein MIFDNDELARAIFFFGDKGLVAKEMHYSEFEAVLDNYVPSMEWAGRTAKAVFLEIDSKMRIRTCVFFTVGFTKKGEVEGSWNIPLDQLARNAIRGPDLGAGPIRLVCESQCPIQYFRGALWNPELRAGKNQLQMLTKAVVRNKLAIQFRDGPDAEIEAPSKAVDAQLLEKKISQELRKEYAREYRDHMAQLLKDQRLRTATIASDSDKSIASLKVEQSNRIEEYRSLINEKSNLLAEEKVRNQTLKDTIDGQAKKIEGLREYFEHKLEKVEGQGADVVQALRENYQAETTAKIESATIELKEMLQMREVELMYRNEQESQLRDEIARLRQEHQALLGSGGNEILGKMTGKGISFVSYQPGAGHITIPTDDVGAYMENPVAYAAAQCGVHEDHYSAWLAHYQAPVCTSVDSDGNICSENVHRVSNPADFHSGDQDRCSVHKEIKGASKLKVVSG; from the coding sequence GTGATCTTCGATAATGACGAGCTGGCTCGAGCCATATTCTTTTTTGGCGATAAGGGGTTGGTTGCCAAGGAGATGCACTACTCGGAATTTGAAGCCGTGCTCGATAACTATGTCCCCTCAATGGAGTGGGCCGGGCGCACGGCCAAGGCTGTCTTTCTTGAAATTGACTCAAAAATGCGTATACGCACCTGCGTATTCTTCACCGTTGGCTTTACCAAGAAGGGTGAAGTGGAAGGTAGTTGGAACATTCCACTGGACCAGTTGGCCCGGAATGCTATACGAGGCCCTGATTTAGGCGCTGGCCCCATTCGCCTCGTGTGTGAAAGCCAATGCCCCATTCAGTATTTTCGCGGTGCCCTATGGAACCCCGAATTGCGCGCCGGCAAAAACCAGCTGCAGATGCTGACGAAGGCCGTTGTTCGCAATAAGTTGGCCATTCAGTTTCGGGATGGTCCCGATGCTGAAATTGAAGCTCCGTCTAAGGCCGTCGACGCCCAGCTTCTGGAAAAGAAAATTTCTCAAGAGCTACGTAAAGAATATGCCCGTGAGTACCGTGATCATATGGCTCAGCTGCTTAAAGACCAGCGTTTGCGCACGGCTACCATCGCCTCCGATAGCGATAAATCCATTGCATCACTTAAAGTTGAGCAAAGTAATCGCATAGAGGAATATCGCAGCCTTATAAACGAAAAAAGTAACTTGCTTGCTGAAGAAAAAGTGCGCAATCAAACCTTAAAAGACACTATTGATGGCCAAGCTAAAAAAATAGAAGGCCTGCGTGAGTACTTTGAGCATAAACTTGAAAAGGTAGAGGGGCAGGGCGCCGACGTTGTTCAAGCGCTACGCGAGAACTACCAAGCTGAAACTACCGCTAAAATTGAGTCGGCGACTATCGAATTAAAAGAAATGTTACAAATGCGGGAAGTGGAGCTGATGTACCGAAACGAGCAGGAAAGCCAGCTTCGAGATGAAATTGCACGGCTTCGACAGGAACACCAAGCGTTGTTGGGTTCTGGTGGTAATGAAATTTTAGGTAAAATGACCGGTAAGGGAATTAGCTTTGTCAGTTATCAGCCTGGGGCTGGGCATATAACCATCCCAACGGATGATGTGGGCGCGTATATGGAAAACCCAGTGGCGTATGCTGCGGCACAGTGTGGCGTCCACGAAGACCATTACAGTGCGTGGTTGGCACATTATCAAGCGCCAGTCTGTACCTCAGTAGATTCTGATGGCAATATCTGTAGTGAAAATGTTCATCGCGTCTCCAACCCCGCAGATTTCCACAGTGGCGATCAGGACCGTTGCAGCGTACACAAAGAGATAAAAGGTGCCAGTAAACTCAAAGTTGTCAGCGGTTAA